A single genomic interval of Camelina sativa cultivar DH55 chromosome 11, Cs, whole genome shotgun sequence harbors:
- the LOC104728291 gene encoding uncharacterized protein LOC104728291, producing MGTIEMDPKVNDLSQILPRVLVVSRRTVRKNKFVDFVGEYHLDLIVRYGCVPVILGLAKLCLEQNIPYLGICRGSQILNVACGGTLYLDLEKELTNKLPEKRRTKHIDYDNYDGHRHVVRIVENSPLHSWFKDSLDGENMEILVNSYHHQGVKRLAQRFVPMAFASDGLMEGFYDPDAYNPEEGKFIMGLQFHPERMRHHDLDEFDYPGCPAAYQEFAKAVIAYQKKLNSSMSVPKTLKLDREMENKRKILVRSFSLAKCMYVRGEPGKNPSRVSELEVGAEFLESNTALSAEQEMRLKEMGATVRNGGSYMKKLKVDEDKQRMARNMMNKMNIEQLSELMAFYHLMGNICGEVLERKLHDNVNECLRDL from the exons GTGAATACCATCTTGATTTGATAGTACGTTACGGATGTGTACCAGTGATT TTAGGTCTTGCTAAGCTTTGTCTTGAACAGAACATTCCTTACTTAGGAATCTGCAGAGGATCACAA attctGAATGTTGCTTGTGGTGGGACTCTTTATCTAGACTTAGAGAAAGAGCTAACGAATAAGTTACCGGAAAAACGTAGAACGAAGCATATTGATTATGATAACTATGATGGACACAGACATGTTGTGAGGATTGTTGAGAACAGTCCACTTCATTCTTGGTTTAAAGATTCGTTGGATGGTGAAAATATGGAGATTTTGGTTAATAGTTATCACCATCAAGGTGTTAAGAGATTGGCACAGAGGTTTGTGCCTATGGCGTTTGCTTCTGATGGGTTAATGGAAGGGTTTTATGATCCGGATGCTTACAATCCTGAAGAAGGGAAGTTCATAATGGGTTTGCAGTTTCACCCTGAGAGAATGAGACATCAtgatcttgatgagtttgattatCCTGGTTGCCCTGCTGCCTATCAG GAGTTTGCAAAGGCTGTGATTGCGTATCAGAAGAAGCTGAACAGTTCAATGTCAGTTCCAAAGACATTGAAGCTTGATAGAGAAATGgagaataaaagaaagatactGGTTCGGAGTTTCTCACTTGCAAAGTGTATGTACGTTAGAGGAGAACCTGGTAAGAACCCATCAAGAGTATCGGAACTCGAAGTTGGAGCCGAGTTTCTTGAG TCAAACACGGCGCTAAGCGCGGAGCAAGAGATGAGGCTAAAGGAGATGGGAGCGACGGTGAGGAACGGAGGATCTTACATGAAAAAGTTGAAAGTGGACGAGGACAAGCAGAGAATGGCTAGGAATATGATGAACAAGATGAACATTGAGCAACTCTCAGAGCTTATGGCGTTTTATCATTTGATGGGTAACATCTGTGGAGAAGTTTTGGAACGAAAGCTTCATGACAATGTCAATGAATGCTTGAGGGATCTGTGA